One genomic segment of Catalinimonas alkaloidigena includes these proteins:
- a CDS encoding efflux transporter outer membrane subunit encodes MKKNLTLPDLSSVKKKLLDVLLILLIAGIGSCNLAPVFQKPDQQIYDDFKYKAFADSLSSITIDTIWWKYFEDSTLDNIIRQVSLNNNNLQAALQSFEQADILTRVERSPLLPEVRTEINTSRTVVSENAVQSFQSNKFTNYSFLGLASYQLDLWGALRNNYEASIVESEIALLEYYNLLSILRAQAASQYISIRQLDTQIALYDSTIRLRERSLQIANLNYEAGASDALDPARAETQLRTAQAQRWTLINQRARLENSLAVLTGREPSNFSLPDTPLDSLPPIIPSQIPSEVLTRRPDVWIALKSMEAENARIGIAKANLYPNITLSAQAGFQGRSFENILTPQSFAWTIGGGLLQPVFNYGRNKALVEAAYARYQEVAELYQQSVLSAFEEVENELANIYYLNNQYRRQQQTVAAATRTLDLARQRYEAGLVSYLEVVDAERTALLNQVDAVVIVGQLYQSMINLSLASGGNWESAPQLYEAEEFME; translated from the coding sequence ATGAAGAAAAACTTAACCTTGCCTGATTTGAGCAGCGTAAAAAAAAAGCTTCTAGACGTATTATTGATCTTACTGATTGCCGGCATTGGCTCCTGCAATCTGGCTCCGGTTTTTCAAAAGCCCGATCAGCAAATTTATGATGACTTTAAATATAAAGCATTTGCTGACTCCCTCTCTTCCATCACTATAGATACTATCTGGTGGAAGTATTTTGAGGATAGTACTTTGGACAACATCATCAGGCAGGTCTCGCTGAACAATAATAACCTGCAGGCTGCGCTGCAAAGTTTTGAGCAGGCTGATATATTGACCAGAGTTGAGCGCTCCCCCCTTCTGCCGGAAGTGCGGACAGAAATCAATACCTCCCGTACGGTAGTTTCAGAAAATGCGGTACAAAGCTTCCAGTCCAACAAATTCACCAATTATTCATTTTTAGGATTGGCCAGCTACCAGCTTGACCTGTGGGGGGCCTTGAGAAATAATTACGAAGCTTCAATTGTTGAGTCAGAAATAGCTTTGTTGGAATATTACAACCTGCTTTCTATACTAAGAGCCCAGGCTGCTTCTCAGTATATCAGTATTCGTCAGCTGGATACACAAATCGCCCTCTATGATTCCACAATTCGCCTAAGGGAGCGCTCTTTACAAATCGCCAACTTAAATTATGAAGCGGGAGCCTCCGATGCGCTGGACCCTGCAAGAGCTGAAACACAGCTCCGCACTGCCCAGGCCCAGCGGTGGACGTTGATCAACCAGCGGGCACGACTGGAAAATTCACTGGCGGTACTGACCGGCAGAGAACCTTCAAACTTCTCTTTGCCTGACACTCCGCTAGATTCATTGCCTCCTATTATTCCTTCACAAATACCCTCTGAAGTACTGACCAGAAGGCCTGATGTGTGGATTGCGCTTAAGAGTATGGAGGCAGAAAACGCCCGTATCGGAATTGCGAAAGCAAACCTCTACCCTAATATTACTTTGTCTGCTCAAGCTGGGTTTCAGGGCAGGTCTTTTGAAAACATTCTTACGCCACAGAGTTTTGCCTGGACGATCGGCGGAGGTTTGCTTCAGCCTGTGTTCAATTATGGTAGAAATAAAGCGTTGGTTGAAGCAGCATATGCCCGCTATCAGGAGGTAGCCGAGCTGTATCAGCAGTCGGTATTATCAGCTTTTGAAGAAGTTGAAAATGAGTTAGCCAACATCTATTACCTCAATAACCAGTACCGGAGACAGCAACAAACAGTGGCAGCAGCCACCAGGACTTTGGACCTTGCGCGCCAACGTTATGAAGCTGGCCTGGTCTCTTACCTGGAAGTAGTAGATGCTGAGCGTACTGCACTCCTCAATCAGGTAGATGCTGTAGTCATTGTAGGACAACTCTACCAAAGCATGATTAACCTTAGCCTGGCATCTGGTGGCAACTGGGAAAGTGCCCCTCAACTTTATGAGGCTGAGGAATTTATGGAATAG
- a CDS encoding efflux RND transporter permease subunit, with amino-acid sequence MKLSDISVKRPVFAAVLSLLILAFGLVCYTRLVVREYPDIEPPIVSVETNYLGASAAVVETRITQLVEQRVSEVEAIKLINSSSVDGRSEVTIEFDLNRDIDAAANDVREAVSNLLDNLPEEADPPEINKVDAGSDAVLYLNLTSTEMGMLELTDYADRYLVDRFSVLPGVARIRISGGSRYAMRIWLDREALAARQLTVTDVEDALRSENVELPAGSLESLDRQFTVRLNREFEEVEDFNKLIIKRDANGHHIQLEEVARVQLGPEEHRMSYTGNGVMRVGLGIIKQSKSNTLDIANAVQKEVEKIKPTLPEHMSISNSYDRSVFISEAISEVYKTLGIAIILVIFVIYIFLGDIRATIIPAVTVPVSLVGTCIVLLIFGYSLNLLTLLALVLAIGLVVDDAIVVLENIYTRLEKGGKPLLAAYQGAREVGFAVIATSLVLLAVFIPITFLAGDIGKLFTEFAIAMAAAVFFSTLVALSLSPMLCSKMLKHKTKRGNMLTHAVDRAVRYLQKGYRSSLERFIIKPYISVIIILLFLAGSVGLFMIVPKEFIPKEDRGVFFLSALAPEGSTYSYTKSYMDEIEERLMYLNEETGEAGTILVRTPGSFGSTVQSFNDGRVIIVLSDFSQRRSAWEIMDEVRERLSDLTGLQISVIMRQGLSSGSGKPVQYVLSGDTYQEIAEWRDMLLNEIEDYPGLADIDYDYKETKPQLKVNIDKTRAAELGVSIINIGRTLETLLGSRLVTTFIKGGEEYDVIVESDFEQKRMLYDLKNIFVRSERTGNLIPLSNLVSLDEFADSGSLNRYNRMRAITIEANLANGYTLGQALDYLDAVAVEQLPEEVSIGYKGESLDYKDSSESVIFIFILALIVVYLVLAAQFESFVHPFVLILTVPFALLGALLGLWIFSQSINIYSQIGMIMLVGLATKNGILIVEFINQLRDRGQSFDSAIIDASVMRLRPIVMTGLTTIMGSLPLIISFGAGSETRLVIGIAILFGVLVSSVFTIYTVPAMYKLIARGTSSPNAVANELEKSLNEEKLNLA; translated from the coding sequence ATGAAACTATCTGATATTTCTGTCAAAAGACCTGTATTTGCTGCGGTCTTAAGTTTATTGATATTGGCTTTTGGTCTGGTTTGCTACACCCGGCTGGTAGTTCGGGAGTATCCCGACATTGAACCACCCATCGTATCAGTTGAGACTAATTATCTGGGCGCTTCCGCTGCTGTGGTTGAAACCCGCATTACCCAGTTGGTGGAGCAACGCGTAAGCGAGGTGGAGGCAATCAAGCTGATTAATTCCAGTAGTGTAGACGGTCGCTCTGAGGTTACCATAGAATTTGACCTGAACCGGGATATTGACGCAGCGGCAAATGATGTAAGGGAAGCCGTCTCCAACCTGCTGGACAACCTGCCGGAAGAAGCTGACCCACCAGAAATCAATAAGGTAGACGCCGGCTCAGATGCCGTATTGTATCTGAACCTTACCAGCACCGAAATGGGCATGCTGGAACTTACCGATTATGCCGACCGCTACCTGGTAGACCGCTTTTCCGTCCTGCCCGGTGTAGCCAGAATCAGAATCTCAGGCGGATCGCGCTATGCCATGAGGATATGGCTTGACAGGGAGGCGCTGGCAGCCCGTCAGCTTACAGTAACCGATGTGGAAGATGCACTACGCAGCGAGAATGTAGAACTACCAGCCGGTTCTCTGGAGTCATTGGACCGCCAGTTTACTGTGCGCCTGAACCGTGAATTTGAGGAGGTAGAAGATTTTAATAAGCTCATAATCAAAAGAGACGCAAATGGCCACCATATTCAACTGGAAGAAGTAGCGCGTGTACAGCTGGGGCCAGAGGAACATAGAATGAGTTATACCGGTAATGGCGTAATGAGGGTTGGGCTGGGAATCATCAAGCAGTCTAAGTCCAATACATTGGATATCGCCAATGCCGTACAGAAGGAGGTAGAAAAAATCAAGCCTACTTTACCTGAGCATATGTCTATCAGCAATAGCTATGACCGCTCAGTATTTATTTCAGAGGCTATTTCAGAAGTGTATAAAACGCTGGGCATTGCCATCATCCTGGTAATATTTGTCATATATATCTTTTTAGGAGATATAAGAGCTACCATTATTCCTGCTGTAACCGTACCGGTTTCCCTGGTAGGCACCTGCATTGTGCTATTGATTTTCGGCTATTCCTTAAACTTACTTACCCTCCTGGCTTTGGTACTGGCTATCGGCCTGGTGGTAGATGATGCCATCGTAGTACTGGAGAACATTTACACACGATTAGAAAAGGGAGGGAAACCTCTACTCGCTGCCTATCAGGGAGCAAGAGAGGTTGGGTTTGCAGTAATCGCTACCTCATTGGTGCTTCTTGCAGTTTTTATTCCTATCACCTTTCTGGCAGGCGATATTGGCAAGCTATTTACTGAATTCGCCATTGCCATGGCTGCTGCCGTATTTTTCTCTACCCTGGTAGCACTTTCATTATCACCCATGCTGTGTTCCAAGATGCTGAAGCACAAAACAAAAAGGGGCAATATGCTTACTCATGCGGTAGACAGAGCCGTCAGGTATCTGCAAAAAGGTTATCGTTCCAGCCTGGAGCGTTTTATCATTAAGCCTTACATAAGTGTGATCATCATTCTGCTCTTCCTGGCTGGCTCAGTAGGATTATTCATGATCGTGCCTAAAGAATTCATTCCCAAAGAAGATCGTGGGGTTTTCTTCCTGAGCGCATTGGCCCCCGAAGGTTCTACCTATTCCTACACCAAATCCTATATGGATGAAATTGAGGAGAGGCTGATGTACCTGAACGAAGAGACTGGCGAAGCAGGGACCATACTGGTAAGAACGCCCGGAAGCTTTGGGTCAACTGTACAGTCTTTCAATGATGGCAGGGTAATCATCGTGCTGTCAGACTTTTCCCAAAGACGGTCTGCCTGGGAGATAATGGATGAGGTAAGGGAAAGACTCTCTGATCTCACCGGACTACAAATCTCAGTCATCATGCGCCAGGGACTGAGCTCCGGCTCCGGAAAACCGGTGCAGTATGTGCTGAGCGGTGATACCTATCAGGAGATTGCCGAATGGCGAGACATGCTACTTAACGAAATAGAAGACTACCCCGGGCTGGCAGATATTGACTATGACTACAAAGAAACCAAACCTCAACTGAAGGTCAACATTGATAAAACCAGAGCCGCTGAACTGGGGGTTTCTATCATCAACATAGGGCGGACGCTGGAGACGCTATTAGGCTCTCGCCTGGTGACTACCTTTATCAAAGGGGGGGAAGAATATGATGTGATCGTTGAATCTGACTTTGAGCAGAAAAGGATGTTGTATGACCTGAAGAATATCTTCGTGCGCTCCGAACGTACCGGCAATCTGATTCCATTGTCTAACCTGGTAAGTCTGGATGAGTTTGCTGACTCTGGTAGCCTGAACCGTTACAACCGCATGCGTGCCATCACCATTGAGGCTAACCTGGCCAATGGCTATACGCTGGGACAGGCACTGGACTATCTGGATGCAGTAGCTGTAGAACAACTACCCGAAGAAGTTTCCATCGGCTACAAGGGCGAATCGCTTGATTATAAAGATTCCAGTGAGTCTGTCATCTTTATTTTTATACTGGCACTGATAGTAGTATACCTGGTGCTGGCAGCTCAGTTTGAAAGCTTTGTACACCCTTTTGTACTGATTCTGACTGTTCCTTTTGCTCTGCTGGGTGCCTTGCTGGGCCTTTGGATATTCAGTCAATCCATTAATATTTACAGCCAGATCGGGATGATTATGCTGGTAGGCCTTGCCACCAAAAACGGTATATTGATCGTAGAATTCATCAACCAGCTACGGGATCGCGGCCAAAGCTTTGATAGCGCCATTATTGATGCATCAGTGATGCGCCTACGCCCTATTGTGATGACCGGTCTCACTACGATTATGGGGTCTCTTCCGTTAATCATATCTTTCGGCGCAGGTAGTGAAACAAGATTGGTGATCGGAATAGCCATATTATTCGGCGTACTGGTATCTTCTGTTTTTACCATCTATACTGTGCCTGCCATGTACAAGCTAATTGCCCGAGGCACATCCAGTCCCAATGCAGTAGCCAACGAACTGGAAAAATCTTTGAATGAAGAAAAACTTAACCTTGCCTGA
- a CDS encoding efflux RND transporter periplasmic adaptor subunit encodes MHKEKKADSLSKENILPIKIAEVTATEFADFVEAVGSTFAYESAEITPNVTEVVEKINFRDGQLVKKGDVIVVLRYAEESAQLSAAKANLKEQEREIERLTGLVKSGAAAVSALDARNTQKQVAEQQILQFQAQISDRIIRAPFDGVLGLRNISAGSLVSPQNVITTIDDLSTMRVDFTVPEIYLGQISSGMEISAISQAYPEQVFKGKVTEIDTRVDPSSRAIRVRAEIPNERQLLKPGMLLYVEMALERGTSPSIPERSVLQTGERQFVYKVSKDFVQRTEIRLGRRKPGYVEVVSGLTLGDSVATSGLQDLDDGVSVQIDGVFEQPTEPTEIIDLESQLSQ; translated from the coding sequence ATGCATAAGGAGAAAAAAGCAGATTCACTTAGCAAGGAAAATATTCTTCCCATAAAAATAGCCGAAGTTACAGCCACTGAGTTTGCAGACTTTGTAGAGGCTGTAGGTTCTACTTTCGCTTATGAGTCTGCCGAAATTACGCCTAATGTTACTGAAGTAGTTGAAAAAATTAATTTCAGGGACGGGCAGCTGGTCAAGAAAGGAGACGTCATCGTGGTGCTCCGTTATGCTGAAGAAAGCGCGCAGCTCAGTGCCGCCAAAGCCAATCTTAAAGAACAGGAAAGAGAGATTGAACGCCTTACCGGACTGGTTAAAAGCGGAGCAGCGGCTGTGTCTGCCCTGGATGCCAGAAACACGCAAAAGCAGGTAGCTGAACAACAAATCCTTCAGTTTCAAGCTCAAATATCAGACAGAATTATCAGAGCACCCTTTGACGGGGTGCTGGGTTTGCGCAATATCAGCGCGGGTTCACTGGTATCTCCCCAAAACGTCATCACCACCATTGACGACCTGAGCACCATGCGTGTAGACTTTACAGTACCGGAAATTTACCTGGGGCAGATCAGCTCGGGCATGGAAATAAGTGCCATTTCACAGGCCTATCCGGAGCAAGTGTTTAAAGGTAAGGTGACCGAAATAGATACCCGGGTAGATCCCAGCTCAAGAGCAATCCGTGTGAGAGCCGAGATTCCGAATGAAAGACAATTGCTTAAGCCAGGCATGCTGCTATATGTAGAAATGGCACTGGAAAGAGGGACTTCTCCTTCTATTCCGGAGAGATCAGTATTACAAACCGGAGAAAGGCAATTCGTCTATAAGGTAAGCAAAGACTTTGTACAAAGAACCGAAATCAGGCTGGGAAGAAGAAAGCCCGGCTATGTGGAAGTGGTCTCAGGGCTTACCCTCGGTGATTCGGTAGCTACCTCCGGCCTGCAGGATCTAGATGATGGGGTAAGCGTACAAATAGATGGAGTATTTGAACAGCCTACTGAACCTACAGAAATTATTGACCTAGAAAGCCAGTTGTCTCAATAA
- a CDS encoding OsmC family protein yields MATKIKITNMEEGFQSLISNGRHAIIGDEPVISKGTDLGFSPTELLLSSLAFCKVATVRYIARKKQWEIGEVDAELAMEVKRDGKQLFPRIKVEITIEGDLTEEQKQELLGEADRCYIHRLIEGDWEIEETASKLQMVS; encoded by the coding sequence ATGGCCACGAAAATCAAAATAACAAATATGGAGGAAGGATTTCAGTCCTTAATTTCCAATGGAAGACATGCTATTATCGGTGATGAGCCAGTCATTTCAAAGGGAACTGACCTTGGCTTCAGTCCTACAGAGCTTTTACTATCCAGTCTGGCTTTCTGCAAAGTAGCCACAGTTAGATATATTGCGAGGAAGAAGCAATGGGAAATTGGTGAGGTAGATGCTGAATTAGCAATGGAAGTTAAGAGAGATGGCAAGCAATTATTCCCTCGTATAAAGGTTGAGATCACCATTGAAGGTGATTTAACTGAAGAGCAGAAGCAAGAGTTGCTGGGAGAAGCAGATCGCTGTTACATCCATCGGCTGATAGAAGGGGATTGGGAGATAGAAGAGACTGCCTCAAAACTGCAAATGGTAAGCTGA
- a CDS encoding carboxymuconolactone decarboxylase family protein, which translates to MTTFKVPTREEVNPSNQQIFDKLRDTVGFVPNLYATYAYNDTALGDYLNLQNRKSTLKAKEREVINLVVSQVNECEYCLAAHTAIGKMNGFTSEQILEIRSGKASFDNKLDALAAFVKNITLNRSKPAPHALEKLFEAGYTKANLVDVIMVIGDKIISNFIHGATQVAVDFPAAPVLEEVNV; encoded by the coding sequence ATGACAACTTTCAAAGTTCCAACCAGAGAAGAAGTAAACCCTTCGAACCAACAGATTTTTGATAAGCTAAGAGACACAGTAGGCTTTGTTCCTAATTTGTATGCCACTTATGCTTATAACGATACTGCACTAGGTGACTACCTGAACCTGCAAAACAGGAAAAGTACCCTTAAAGCCAAAGAAAGGGAAGTTATTAATTTGGTAGTAAGTCAGGTTAATGAATGTGAGTACTGCTTAGCAGCGCACACAGCGATAGGTAAAATGAATGGCTTTACCAGCGAGCAAATACTGGAAATCCGTTCAGGAAAAGCTTCGTTTGACAACAAACTTGATGCATTGGCTGCGTTTGTAAAAAACATTACGCTCAACCGAAGTAAGCCTGCCCCTCATGCTCTGGAGAAGCTTTTTGAAGCTGGTTACACAAAAGCCAATCTTGTAGATGTAATCATGGTCATCGGTGACAAGATCATCAGTAACTTCATTCATGGGGCTACACAGGTAGCTGTTGATTTTCCTGCCGCTCCGGTGCTGGAAGAAGTAAATGTGTAA
- a CDS encoding AraC family transcriptional regulator — protein sequence MLYTYQKQDLGSFFCISTDFSRERIEMQYYRNLIYIFWNRTSEPIHLYLDAVPHSLQPGQLSSCTYLQHISFDKNTGPLTAFAFNREFYCIQDHDHEVSCNGILFFGAQQTPLISLDEQQNYSFNLLYQVFLEEFQTKDNIQGEMLRMLLKRLIIKTTRLAKAQLLHKKTDNKQIDIIRKFNVLVDMHFREKHQVSDYADLLFKSPKTLSNLFAQFHQQTPLEIIHHRIILEAKRLLLYTDKPFKQIAYELGYKEVASFHKLFKRITKQTPQQYRNKLKEKEV from the coding sequence ATGCTATATACTTATCAGAAGCAGGACTTAGGCTCCTTTTTTTGTATCAGCACTGATTTTTCCAGAGAAAGAATAGAGATGCAGTATTACAGGAACCTGATCTATATTTTCTGGAACAGAACGTCAGAACCCATACATCTATACCTGGATGCTGTACCCCACTCACTCCAGCCCGGTCAGCTTAGCAGTTGCACTTACCTGCAACATATCTCTTTTGACAAAAATACCGGTCCACTTACTGCTTTTGCCTTCAATCGCGAGTTTTATTGTATACAGGATCATGACCATGAAGTTTCCTGTAATGGCATACTTTTTTTTGGCGCCCAGCAAACTCCCCTGATCAGTCTGGATGAGCAGCAGAATTACTCTTTCAATCTGTTGTATCAGGTATTTCTGGAAGAATTTCAGACTAAGGATAACATACAGGGAGAGATGTTGCGGATGCTGCTAAAGAGGCTTATCATCAAAACTACCCGCCTGGCCAAAGCTCAATTGCTACATAAAAAAACCGACAATAAGCAGATAGATATCATTCGTAAATTCAATGTGTTGGTAGACATGCATTTCCGGGAGAAGCATCAGGTAAGTGACTATGCTGATTTATTGTTCAAATCTCCCAAAACCTTATCCAATCTTTTTGCCCAATTTCATCAACAGACACCTTTGGAAATTATTCATCACCGAATCATACTCGAAGCCAAACGCTTGCTTTTGTATACTGATAAGCCATTCAAACAGATTGCTTACGAACTCGGCTACAAAGAAGTAGCCTCTTTTCATAAGCTTTTTAAGAGAATAACTAAACAAACTCCTCAGCAATACCGGAATAAATTGAAAGAAAAGGAAGTTTGA
- a CDS encoding 2'-5' RNA ligase family protein: MKLYFIAFIPHEALKENIRALKEEMKERFNAQHALKSPAHITLQMPFKRKEEEESRFIPTLEKFAGQQSGFLSRLNGFGHFSTRVIYINVEPSQAILDIHAHLNQVLAEQLGFPEGEIRTEFHPHMTIATRDLSKSAFKEAWKEFQYRDFQDSFMAESIFLLKHNGKHWDIYREFYFAKSV, translated from the coding sequence ATGAAACTCTATTTTATTGCCTTCATACCCCACGAAGCGCTCAAAGAAAATATCAGAGCATTGAAAGAGGAGATGAAAGAGAGGTTTAACGCTCAACATGCTTTGAAGTCTCCGGCCCATATAACATTGCAAATGCCTTTTAAACGGAAAGAGGAAGAGGAAAGCAGGTTCATTCCCACCTTAGAAAAGTTTGCCGGCCAACAGTCAGGATTTTTATCAAGGCTCAATGGTTTCGGCCACTTTTCCACTCGGGTGATTTATATAAATGTGGAGCCCTCCCAAGCTATTTTGGATATTCATGCGCACCTGAACCAAGTGCTGGCAGAGCAGTTGGGTTTTCCTGAGGGTGAGATTAGAACCGAGTTTCATCCGCATATGACGATTGCTACGCGCGACCTCAGCAAATCAGCTTTTAAGGAAGCCTGGAAAGAGTTTCAGTATCGAGATTTTCAGGACAGCTTTATGGCAGAGAGTATCTTTCTGCTGAAGCATAACGGAAAGCACTGGGATATTTACCGGGAATTTTATTTCGCTAAGAGTGTGTGA
- a CDS encoding aminotransferase class V-fold PLP-dependent enzyme, whose translation MHNSINNSESKRRFLKQCLRGSLASFTLPALAESSAKPHEILELLSRRENKYEESYWEMVKRQFTIPDALIMVNAANLCPSPYFVTEQVLTSQQKLEKDVSFQYRSVFSTEREEALKALADFVGVDKDEMGITRNTTESNNIIVHGLALKKGDEVLLWDQNHPTNGIAWEQQAKRYGFSVKMISVPTAPTSVDDLIQPFADAITPKTRLISFSHISNTSGIALPAKEICALAREKNILSMVDGAQSLGALDLDLKEMGCDFYSSSTHKWLMGPLENGILYVKKDKLTHVYPAVIGAGWNPESNTVDEKLCVLGQRNETTASALGSIVDFHHSIGKPQIEARIKALNAYLKAQVKEKIHAVKFVTPLSAELSGGVTILSMPGKDQTAVFQKLYDVHGIACAPTGGLRLSPHIYNTMADIDKIVEALEEV comes from the coding sequence ATGCATAATTCAATAAATAATTCTGAATCTAAAAGAAGATTTCTAAAGCAGTGCTTAAGAGGATCGTTGGCTTCATTCACCTTACCGGCACTAGCCGAGAGCTCAGCTAAGCCTCATGAGATTCTGGAACTATTGTCAAGGCGTGAAAATAAATATGAAGAAAGTTATTGGGAGATGGTCAAGAGGCAGTTTACCATTCCTGATGCGCTGATTATGGTAAATGCCGCTAACCTCTGCCCCAGTCCCTATTTTGTAACTGAGCAGGTACTCACCTCCCAGCAAAAGCTGGAGAAAGATGTATCTTTCCAATACCGCTCAGTATTCTCCACTGAACGGGAAGAAGCCCTTAAAGCTCTGGCAGATTTTGTAGGCGTAGACAAAGATGAAATGGGCATCACCCGCAATACCACAGAAAGCAACAACATCATTGTACACGGACTAGCACTTAAGAAGGGCGATGAAGTGTTGCTGTGGGATCAAAACCATCCTACCAATGGTATCGCCTGGGAACAACAGGCCAAACGCTATGGCTTTAGTGTCAAAATGATAAGTGTGCCCACCGCTCCAACTTCTGTTGATGATTTGATTCAGCCCTTTGCAGATGCTATTACTCCCAAAACCCGCCTTATCTCTTTTTCTCATATTTCCAATACGTCCGGCATTGCTTTACCTGCAAAAGAAATATGTGCGCTTGCCAGAGAAAAAAACATCCTGAGCATGGTAGACGGAGCACAATCACTAGGCGCGCTGGATCTGGATCTCAAAGAGATGGGCTGTGACTTCTACTCCAGCAGTACCCATAAATGGCTGATGGGACCATTAGAAAACGGTATCCTTTATGTCAAAAAAGATAAGCTTACACACGTCTATCCGGCAGTAATCGGGGCTGGCTGGAATCCTGAAAGCAATACAGTAGATGAAAAGCTTTGTGTCCTAGGGCAAAGAAATGAAACTACCGCGTCAGCACTTGGCTCTATTGTTGATTTTCATCACTCCATCGGAAAACCTCAGATAGAAGCGAGAATCAAAGCTTTGAACGCTTACCTTAAAGCGCAGGTAAAAGAGAAAATTCATGCTGTTAAGTTTGTTACGCCTCTCTCAGCTGAATTAAGTGGAGGGGTCACTATTCTGAGTATGCCGGGCAAAGATCAGACAGCAGTTTTTCAAAAACTATATGATGTTCATGGCATCGCCTGTGCCCCCACCGGAGGCTTACGTCTATCTCCCCATATCTATAATACTATGGCGGATATAGATAAAATTGTAGAGGCGCTGGAAGAGGTATAG
- a CDS encoding MBL fold metallo-hydrolase RNA specificity domain-containing protein, whose amino-acid sequence MNISIHFLGAAQSVTGSKHLLHFDDFQVLIDCGLFQGLKELRLRNWDPFPMDVSQVEALVLTHAHIDHIGYLPKFVKEGFDGPVYCTSATADLAKILLLDSAKLQEEEAEWAKKKGYSKHHPPKPLYTTEEAENTFRLFQPYEFDEDIYLRDDIRIKFHNAGHILGAGWVELTVQTERQQKTLVFSGDLGRYHQPILRDPVSMKQADVLVTESTYGDRDNLFEDPSEEFAQVVNEALERGGCLLIPAFALGRTQMVMYYLKTLMEAGTIPKVPVYLDSPMAISMTKLYKHHFSYHKLRDEDLSKESIFDYELFNYYRSAEASKGINEIRRNAIIVSSSGMCTGGRILHHLYHRLPREEDTILFVGFQAKGTRGRDILEQKETIRMFGQEVPLKMQVRKIDGLSAHADKNELLKWVSTLQEAPKRTFIVHGEIESAQALQQTLTQKLGWSNVHVPDYMEQHKLFDNI is encoded by the coding sequence ATGAATATTTCCATTCACTTTTTAGGCGCAGCCCAATCAGTCACCGGCTCCAAGCATCTGCTTCATTTTGATGATTTTCAGGTACTTATTGATTGTGGTCTTTTCCAGGGGCTCAAAGAACTACGGCTACGCAACTGGGATCCCTTCCCCATGGATGTCTCTCAGGTGGAAGCCCTGGTACTCACCCATGCCCACATTGACCATATTGGCTACCTGCCCAAGTTCGTTAAAGAAGGCTTTGATGGTCCCGTATACTGCACTTCCGCTACCGCTGATCTGGCAAAAATTCTGCTGCTTGACTCTGCCAAGCTACAGGAAGAAGAAGCTGAATGGGCGAAGAAGAAAGGCTACTCTAAACACCATCCACCCAAGCCATTGTACACTACAGAAGAGGCAGAAAATACTTTCCGGTTATTTCAGCCCTATGAGTTTGACGAAGATATTTACCTGCGAGATGACATTCGGATAAAATTTCATAATGCCGGACACATACTGGGAGCTGGTTGGGTGGAGCTGACAGTACAGACCGAAAGGCAGCAAAAAACCCTCGTTTTTTCCGGCGACTTAGGACGCTATCACCAACCGATACTTCGTGATCCGGTTTCTATGAAACAGGCTGACGTATTGGTAACCGAATCTACCTACGGTGATCGTGATAATTTATTTGAAGATCCTTCTGAAGAGTTTGCCCAGGTGGTGAATGAGGCATTGGAAAGAGGCGGTTGCCTGCTCATTCCCGCCTTTGCATTAGGACGAACCCAGATGGTCATGTATTATCTCAAGACACTTATGGAAGCAGGTACAATTCCCAAGGTACCGGTATACCTGGATAGTCCGATGGCCATCAGCATGACAAAGCTATACAAGCATCATTTTTCTTATCATAAACTACGTGATGAAGACTTATCTAAAGAATCTATATTTGACTATGAGCTTTTTAATTACTACCGCAGTGCTGAGGCTTCTAAAGGGATCAATGAAATACGTCGCAATGCTATCATCGTATCTTCCAGTGGTATGTGTACCGGAGGCCGCATTCTGCACCACCTTTACCATCGCCTTCCCCGAGAAGAAGATACAATCCTGTTTGTCGGCTTCCAGGCAAAAGGCACACGAGGCCGTGATATTTTGGAACAAAAAGAAACCATCAGAATGTTTGGGCAGGAAGTTCCGCTCAAAATGCAGGTACGCAAGATTGACGGGCTATCAGCCCATGCTGATAAAAACGAATTACTCAAGTGGGTAAGTACGCTGCAAGAAGCTCCCAAAAGGACCTTTATTGTACATGGAGAAATAGAAAGTGCTCAAGCGTTACAACAGACACTTACGCAAAAGCTCGGCTGGTCTAATGTGCATGTCCCTGACTACATGGAACAACATAAGCTCTTTGACAACATATAA